The nucleotide sequence GTGAACATAGGAGGGTGGTTGAGCGAACGAAACTATTTAAAGGAATGAGATTAGGGTTTGGAATGGTGTATGTGTATTCTCAATTCTACCCTTACTTGTTATCTTAAAGCCCAATGATATTTTGGGCCTAATTTTGTTTACAGCCCTCCCTCTTTCCCCCATGAGGTTTGAACATTTCTTTATCAGCCCCCCAAAAATCTTTTATGCCCCGTGAATTTTTCAATTTGCCCTAAATTCAAGAGTTTTGTATGTATCTATCGGATTTGTACTGTACGTATCATTTATTCTGTTATTGTTAACAATGAAATGGTGGGTCCGATTTTACGAGGTCGGGGCTTGAGACAAGGTGACCTTTTGTCACCTTACTTATTTATCATTTGTGCTGAAGGTCTATCCGATCTCATCCGTAAAGCTTAACATCGTGGAGATCTCCATGGCATATCCATCGCGGAGATCTCACCTTTTATTTGCAGAGGactgctttttatttttcagggCAGAGGAGAAGGAAGCACAAGTTATGAAgaacatttttcataaatatgAAATAGCATCCGGGCAAGCCATTAGCCTTTCAAAGTCTGAAGTTTTCTTTAGCACTGTTGTTCCATCTCCTATTAAGGATACCATCACCAACATCCTAGGAGTCAGAGCGGTAGTGGGAACTGGGAAATATCTTGGTCTTCCGTCTATGGTGGGTCGAAGCAAAGAGGCAACATTTGGTTTCATTAAGGACTGTATTTGGCACAAAATTAATAGTTGGAGTAGCAAGTGCTTATCCAAGGCTAGTAGAGAGGTAATGATCAAATCAGTACTCCAGTATATTCCATCTTATATTATGAGTGTATTTTTGCTCCCAGATAAAGCTAGTTGatgatattgaaaaaaaatgatcaatGCTTTTTGGTGGGGTCATGGTGGTAACACACGGTGTGGGCTATAAGGACTTGACATCTTTTAATGTGGCTGTGTGTTAGGTAAACAACGTTGGAGATTTCAAACTGATCCCACTAGCCTTGTTTCTTGTTTGTTTAAGGCACGATATTTTCGTCACACTAATTTTATTGGGTCTAGCATTGGACATAATCCAATTTATGTTTGGAAGAGTATTTTTAGTGCTAAAATTATGGTAAAACAGGGTGCACGGTGACGTATAGGCTCAGAAGCTAATATACCTTTTTTGGGTGCTCCGCTTGACTTAAAGATGGGTTATCCTATTCCATGACTAATCCAATATTTAAGCCTTTGTTATAGGTGAAATTATGCGATTTTATTGATAAGATTTGAAGGCTTAATATGTATGTATGTTTTATATTGTGCTACCTCAATCATATATTTAGTTAGTcccaataaatttatttgtcaaaaattaCTAAACatgaaaatcataaaattgTCACATGATTAATTAGTTTCTGTCATCTTATTTAGTTTGTTCATCATCTACTAACAAcatcttttttacaaatgactTAATTGTTTACATTGAAAAAGACATTACTTGTGTAGTTTTGtgtttaaaacaaaatcaattaaagagAAATTTGATTTCTcgaactcaattttttttaaataattattgcaattttttattttttggtgttgttttaatttacatttatataagtaaaattattgtgaattttttttgcttatatgtCAATTTaacatacaaatttttttaaaaaaaaaaaataaatcggTTATTCCTTTcgccaacaaaaaaaaaagatcataaCACCACATGAAAACTTTATATTAGCTTCACcactatttttttggttacaaggctaaaacaaagcagaaaaaaacaaaacagaaaaatggAAAGAGGCTAGCGCCTCATAAAGAGGACTCCTAATTCATCCGTCCTAAGCAGAGGCAGCAGGTCCTCTGGAGGAGAAGAGTGGAGAGTCAATTCAACATCGCTCGATGCTCCAAGTTTAGCCATAAAGTCTGCACACTGATTTCCCTCTCTGAGTGAGTGATGAAGGTTGAAATTACGAGAAACCATGATGTCTTTGATATTTTGAATGAGAACAGCAtaaacatgaaaataatttaaatcatCTTTGATGAGGTTGACTGCAAGAAGGGAGTCTGAATAGCACGCCAATTCCTCACAATTTAAGTTGACCGCCAACCTTAACCCTTGATAAAGAGCTGTGAGCTCTGCAAACAGAATGTCCTGAGAATGACTGATGTAGCCCGAATAACCTGCTATGTATGTTCCTGTGTTGTCGCGAAAGACACCTCCAAAACCTGCGCGAATGGGAACACCGAGACAGCTGCCATCAACATTGAAAATAGTGCACCGACGGTTGTTATTGTTCCAACGGATCAGCCTAGGTGAAGGGGCAGCGCCTTCAGCTTTATAGAAAGCATTAATGATGGAATCTGCCAAATTGAAGATGTTATTACTGAGTTGGAATTCTGACATGGTTGTATTGCCTAGACACATGTTGTTACGGTGCCGCCAAATCCACCATAAACCAGCAAGAAAAATCGTTGAACGCGTGCATCTGGATCCTTCCCTCAATCAATCTGACATCGAAATGGAGGAGAAGAAAGGATGGTAGGAGAAACTGATTTTGTTCCAAATTGCAGCAGAAAAATTACAGTCCCTTAAACAGTGAAATAAAGTTTCTTCATGGACACCGCATCTAGAGCAAATTGCTGAATTTACCATGTTCCGGTGATGGAGCAATGATAAAGTGGGGACAACGTTGTGACAAGCCAACCAAAtcaagaatttgaatttttcaggTACTTTTAATCTCCAAATCCAGCTCCATGAATCAGTAACTTGAGTATCAGGATTGTGATGAGAAATTAGCCAATCGTATCCGCTTTTAGTAGAGTAAATACCATTTTTTTGATGAGGCCAAATATAAGCATCCATAAGAGATGGATTGAAATTTAATCGggtgttgttgatggtttttaCTATGTCTGTGGGAAGGATGGTGTAGAGAGATTGAGAGTGCTGACCATTATTTGTGATAACAAATATTCTTCACCttacaaactatttttttataattcttcTCTTGATATACCCATTTTGTAGAATTGACATAGGCTCAATCCAAATTTCAGTGCTAGTGcttacaataatttttaaatagaatataagGTCAACGTGAAATTTGCATCACgtttg is from Medicago truncatula cultivar Jemalong A17 chromosome 1, MtrunA17r5.0-ANR, whole genome shotgun sequence and encodes:
- the LOC112418429 gene encoding uncharacterized protein, producing the protein MAYPSRRSHLLFAEDCFLFFRAEEKEAQVMKNIFHKYEIASGQAISLSKSEVFFSTVVPSPIKDTITNILGVRAVVGTGKYLGLPSMVGRSKEATFGFIKDCIWHKINSWSSKCLSKASREVMIKSVLQYIPSYIMSVFLLPDKAS
- the LOC120578217 gene encoding uncharacterized protein, translated to MSEFQLSNNIFNLADSIINAFYKAEGAAPSPRLIRWNNNNRRCTIFNVDGSCLGVPIRAGFGGVFRDNTGTYIAGYSGYISHSQDILFAELTALYQGLRLAVNLNCEELACYSDSLLAVNLIKDDLNYFHVYAVLIQNIKDIMVSRNFNLHHSLREGNQCADFMAKLGASSDVELTLHSSPPEDLLPLLRTDELGVLFMRR